In Streptomyces sp. TLI_146, the genomic stretch GAACTGCTCGCGGCTCATACCGACGAGCTGCCCGATCTCCTCCCCCACCTCCTGGTGGGAGCGGCTGAGCGCCTCCCAGACACCCTCGCGCGCGTCGTACTCGCGCAGCCAGGTCTGCGCCTTCTCGGCGGTGAAGCCGGTGCCGCGCTTCTTCGGCCGGTTCTGCTGGGGCCGCCGGGTGATCTCCAACCGCCGCCCGCCGACGGTCAGATCGAGCAGGACCTCGGTGACGGTGTCGGGCGCGGCGTGGTCGCTGCGCAGGGTGGCGCCGGGGCTCTGGCGGGCGCCGGGCACCGCCCCGTACAGCGCGTAGCAGACGGCGTCGAGGACGGAGGTCTTGCCCGCGCCGGTCGCCCCGTGGAGCAGGAAGAGCCCGGCGGCCGAGAGCGCGTCGAAGTCCACTTCCTGGGTGCCGCCGAAGGGGCCGAAGGCGGTGACGCGCAGCCGGTGCAGCCTCATCGGGCACCCTCCCGCGCAGCCGCGGCCTCGCGCGCGTGGTCCTGGGTGAGCGCCGACTCCACCCGTACGTCGTCGAACGCGCCGCGCAGCACCGTCCGCTCCTGTTCGTCGGGGCCGCTGCCGCCGCGCACATGGGCCACGAAGTCCTCCGCGATCTCCTGGTCGCTACGGCCCTGGAGGCGGCGCGCGTACGAGGCGAGCGGGTCCTCGGGGGCCCGGTCCGGCTCGAAGACCAGGCTGAGGGTGTGCGGGAAGCGGGCGGCGACGCGGGCCATCGCGTCGTCGGGGCGGACCGGGTCGGTGAGCGTCGCCTCCACCCACGCGTCCTCGTGGGGCTCCAGGGCGGGATCTTCGAGCAGCTCGTCGAGGCGGCCCCGGATGCGGGCGAGGGGGCGCGGGACCGGGCAGTCGATCCGCTCGGCGGCGACGGCTCCGTCGGCGGCCAGGTCGACGAGCCACATCGACTTGCGGTGGGTGGTCTCGGAGAACGAGTACGCCAGCGGGGAGCCCGAGTAGCGCACGCGGTCGGTGAGGGTCTGGCTGCCGTGCAGATGGCCGAGCGCCACATAGTCGACGCCGTCGAAGACTCCCGCGGGCACGGCGGCGACCCCGCCGACCGTGATGTCCCGCTCGCTGTCGCTCGGCTCGCCGCCCGCCACGAAGGCGTGCGCGAGGACGACGGACCGGGTGCCTCGCGCGCGTGCCGCGAGATCCGCCCGGACGCGCTCCATGGCCGCGCCGAGAACCTGCTCATGCCCGGCCTTGTCGGTCTTGAACTCGTCGCGGACCAGGGCCGGTTCGAGGTAGGGCAGCCCGTAGAAGGCCACCTCCCCATGGGCGTCGGACAGCAGCACCGGGGTGCCGCACCCGGCCGGGTCGGTGCGCAGGTGGATGCCCGCCCGCTCGATGAGGCCCGCGCCGACGCCGAGCCGGCGGGCCGAGTCGTGGTTCCCCGAGATCATGACCGTCGGCACGCCCTCCTCGGCGAGCCGGTGGATGGCGCGGTCGAAGAGCTCCACGGCCGCGAGCGGCGGCACGGCCCGGTCGTAGACATCCCCTGCCACCAGGACCGCGTCCACGTCGCGCTCGCGCACCGTCGCCACCAGGTGGTCGAGGAACGCTGCCTGGGCGTCGAGCAGGGCGACCCGGTGGAACGACCGTCCCAGGTGCCAGTCCGACGTGTGCAGGAATCTCATGATCCCCGAGGGTAACGGTGGGGTCGGACATCCCGGGCGGCAACTGCCTTACCGGTACGGCGCAGAGCTGTCACGCGTCCCCGTACGCCTCTCCGCCGAGCTCCAGCGTCGCCGTGCCCGCGGTGACGTCCGCGAGCCAGCGCCGCAGGGACTCCACGTCCGCCTCCGGAATGCCGATCTCGATGGTCACGGCCTCGGCGTAGCGCACCTCGCGCACCGCGCGGCCGGTGGCCCGCAGGTCGTTCTCCAGCTTGCCCGCGCGCTGGTGGTCGACGGTGACGGTGGCGAGGCGGTACCGCCGGCGCACCACGGTGCCGAGCGCGTCCAGGGCTTCGCCGACCGCTCCCCCGTACGCGCGGATGAGCCCGCCGGCGCCGAGCTTCACTCCGCCGTAGTAGCGGGTGACGACGGCGACGGCGTACCGCACCTCGCGGCGGGTCAGCATCTGGAGCATCGGGACTCCGGCGGTGCCTCCCGGCTCGCCGTCGTCGCTCGCCTTCTGTACGGAGGCGTCGGCCCCGATGACGTACGCGAAGCAGTTGTGGGTCGCCGTCGGGTGCTCCCTGCGGACGCGCGCGATGAAGTCCTGCGCCGCCTGCTCGGTCGCGGCGGGCGCGAGCGCGCAGAGGAACCGCGATCGGTTGACCTCGGTCTCGTGCACGCCCTCGCGGGCGATCGTCCGGTACTGCTCCTGCATACGGCCACCCTATGCGGTGCCGGGCCGGTGACCCGCTGGTCACCGGGGCGCCGGGGCCCCGGGGGCGGAGATCCCCGGCCCGCCCCGGTGGCACGGGGTGACCGATGTCACCCGGCGCGGCTCCACAGCGGGCCGGGGCCGTCGCCCGGCCGCACACCCGGGCGACGAGCGGGTGGACGCCGGTTGAACCCTCACCCGCTCCTCCCCCTTGATCCTCAACTCTCGCTATAGGCACCTCCAGCAGGCTGCGGGGAGGAGTCGTGCCACAGCAGAGAGTGCGCCGGTTCATAAGGAGCAACCCGATATGTCATCAAACCTCCCGTTATTCTCCGTCCTCCTGGGAGGCGATTACGCGGGCAAGTCATCGGCGATGTCCCGGCTCGCCAAAGGCCCCGAGCCGGTCCGGGTCGTCTCGGTCGACGATCGCTTCCTCGCCGACCGGCACGCGCTGATCGGCCGGCTGCGGCGGGACGTGGTCAAGGACGTCGCCGCCCCGGACGGCGCCTACTCGCCGGACTTCATGGCGAGCATGCTCCAGACCGCCGTGGTGCACCTGCGCGACCAGCTCCTCACGGCCGCGGACGCCGCCGACGGACGGCCGCTCCTCGTCGACTCGTACTACTACAAGATCCTCGCGAAGTGCCGCCTCGCGGGTGTGCGCGAGAACCCCATGTACGACTGGTGGCGCTCGTTCCCGCAGCCGCGCCACATCGTCTACCTGAAGGTCTCGCCGCACGAGGCCTGGCGCCGGAGCCGCCGCGGGACCCGGCTCAACTCCCTGGAGCACTACGGCGAGCGGGCGAACCGGACGTCGTTCGAGCGGTACCAGACCGACCTGGAGAAGCTGATGTGGGACGAGATCCGGTCCCTCCCGGTCACCGTCGTCGAGCAGCAGAACTCTCCCGAGCGGACCGCCGACGCCGTGCGGGAGGCGGTCTGCCATGACTACGTCTGAGAGTCGTCGGGACGGCCCGTCCTGGCCGGATCCGGAGCGGGTGGAGCGGTACCGGTCGCGGGTGTTCGCCGAGCGGGCCCGGCTGCGGGCCGCGTTCGCGGATCCGGCCGGACTCCAACAGCGGGTCCTGGAGGACCTGCTCGCCTTCAACGCCGACACCGCGTACGGCCGCGCCCACGGATTCGCGCGGGTGCGCACCCTGGACGACTGGCGCAAAGCCGTCCCCGTCCAGGACTACAGCGGGCTCGCCCCCTGGATCGAGCGGGCGGCGGCGGGCGAGGACAACGTCCTCACCGCCGACAAGCCCGCCGTCTTCTTCACCAGCAGCGGCAGCACCGGCGCCCACAAGAAGATCCCCGTCACCCCCCAGTTCATGCACACCACGTTCTTCCCGTTCTACTACGCCGCGTGGGCGCCCTTGGCCGAACACTTCCCCGACGTCCTCGCGCGCCCGGACGCGGTGCTGAACCTCAAGCACGACCCGCTGGCCGCCCCGCCGACCACGGCCTCCGGCAAGCCCCATGTGGGGGCCAGCCAGGTCGACTTCGGCACCAGGTTCGGGGAGCCGCTCTCGGCGGAGCCCGGCACGAGCGCCCCCTGGGCCACGCTGGCGGTGCCCGTGGCGGCCGACGCGCATCTGGAGAAGATGTATCTGCGGCTGCGACTGGCGGTCGAGAGCGATGTGCGCTGTGTCATCGGCATCAACCCCGCCATGGTCGCCGCCCTCCCCCACCAGCTGAACCTGTGGTGGGAGCGCCTCGTCCAGGAGGTGCGCGACGGCACGCTCGGCGGCCACCCCTACCGATCCCCCAACCCCGATCGCGCCCGCGAACTCGACCGTCTCGCCGCGCACTTCGGGCGTGTCCGGCCCGCCCATGTGTGGCCGAACATGCGGGCCCTGTTCTGCTGGACCACCGGTCTCGCCTCGCTCTACCTCCCCCGGCTGCGCGAGGAGTTCGGGCCGGGGGTCACCCTGCTGCCCGCCCCGGTCGCCGCCTCGGAGGGCCCCACCGGCGTCGCCCTCGACCGCCACCCGAGCGCCGGAAGCCTCGTCGTGACCGCCTCCGTGTACGAGTTCGCCGACGCGGACCAGGACCTCACCCCCGACACACCGACCCTCCGGCCCCACGAGCTTGAAGCGGGACGCGACTACCACACCGTTTTCAGCCACATCGGCGGCCTCTACCGCTATGCCGTCGGCGACGTCGTACGTGTCGTCGACAGCGAGCACGGCGTACCCCGCCTCGAATACACCGGCCGCAACACGCTCTCCAACGCCGCCGGGGAACGCCTGCGCGACGCCCACGTGCTGCGCGCCCTCACGACCGCCCTGGCCGCGGGCGGACTCGAACTGCGCAACACCGCCTGCCGCGTCGTCCCCGGTCAACACGGCACCCCCTTCTACCAGTTCGCCCTGGCCTCAACCACCCCTTGGAGCGGCGCCGAGACCGACGCGTTCCTGACACGCCTCGACCGCGCCCTCGCCCACGAATCCCCCGGCTATCACCACGCCCGCGCCCAGCACCGCCTGGGCGCCCCCACCGCTCTCCCGCTGCACCCCGACGCCTTCCTCGACGACTGGCACGCCGCCGTCGCCACCGGCGTCCGCCCCACCCAGGTCAAAGACCGGCTCTTCCGCCAGGACCCGGCGCTATGGCAACGACTCACCGACGGGAACGGTTCCTGACCGGCACTCCTCCCGGCGCGGCCCCGCCCCCCACCGCGGTCCCGCACTCCACCCATCCGACCGAAGGAGACGAGAACCCCGTGACCGAGTTGCTCGACGCCGTCGAACGCACCGCCCTGCTCACCGCCGCCCTGCGTGCCGCGGAGACGCGCCGGCCCGACCGCATCTACCAGGATCCGTACGCGGACGCGCTCTGCGGTGAGACCGGGCCGGAGCTGCTCGCGGAGATCCGGCAGGCCACCTTCCCGGCGGACGCCTCGCGTACGCTCCCCAGCACTCCCGACTACAACGCCATCCGCACCCGGTTCTTCGACGACTACCTCCAAGAGGCCGCCCGCGAGCCCGGGATGCGGCAGATCGTGCTCGCCCCGGCGGGGATGGACTCGCGCGCCTACCGGCTCGACTGGCCCGAAGGGCTGCGCTACTACGAGGTCGACCGGCCCGCGGTGCTCGCGTACAAGAAGGACCGGCTGGAGGGCGTCAGCCCGCGCACCGACCACCGTACGGTCGCCGTGGACCTCACCTCTCCCGACTGGGAGGACGACCTCCTGGCGGCGGGGTACGACCCGGCCCTGCCGTCCACCTGGCTGCTCGAAGGGCTGCTGTACTACATCCCCGAGCAGGACACCCACCGCATCCTGCGCCGCGTCGCCGACTTCTCGGCGCCCGGCAGCCGGATCGCCGCCGACCTGGTCAACGCGGCCGCCCTGACGCTCCCCCAGATGCGCGGGCTGCTGGAGATCTTCGCGGGCTGGGGCTGCCCGTGGCTGTTCGGGACCGACGAGCCCGAGGCGCTCTTCGACAGCTTCGGGTTCTCCGTCGAGGCGC encodes the following:
- a CDS encoding GH3 auxin-responsive promoter family protein codes for the protein MTTSESRRDGPSWPDPERVERYRSRVFAERARLRAAFADPAGLQQRVLEDLLAFNADTAYGRAHGFARVRTLDDWRKAVPVQDYSGLAPWIERAAAGEDNVLTADKPAVFFTSSGSTGAHKKIPVTPQFMHTTFFPFYYAAWAPLAEHFPDVLARPDAVLNLKHDPLAAPPTTASGKPHVGASQVDFGTRFGEPLSAEPGTSAPWATLAVPVAADAHLEKMYLRLRLAVESDVRCVIGINPAMVAALPHQLNLWWERLVQEVRDGTLGGHPYRSPNPDRARELDRLAAHFGRVRPAHVWPNMRALFCWTTGLASLYLPRLREEFGPGVTLLPAPVAASEGPTGVALDRHPSAGSLVVTASVYEFADADQDLTPDTPTLRPHELEAGRDYHTVFSHIGGLYRYAVGDVVRVVDSEHGVPRLEYTGRNTLSNAAGERLRDAHVLRALTTALAAGGLELRNTACRVVPGQHGTPFYQFALASTTPWSGAETDAFLTRLDRALAHESPGYHHARAQHRLGAPTALPLHPDAFLDDWHAAVATGVRPTQVKDRLFRQDPALWQRLTDGNGS
- a CDS encoding SAM-dependent methyltransferase gives rise to the protein MTELLDAVERTALLTAALRAAETRRPDRIYQDPYADALCGETGPELLAEIRQATFPADASRTLPSTPDYNAIRTRFFDDYLQEAAREPGMRQIVLAPAGMDSRAYRLDWPEGLRYYEVDRPAVLAYKKDRLEGVSPRTDHRTVAVDLTSPDWEDDLLAAGYDPALPSTWLLEGLLYYIPEQDTHRILRRVADFSAPGSRIAADLVNAAALTLPQMRGLLEIFAGWGCPWLFGTDEPEALFDSFGFSVEALQPGEPGADFGRWPDPVPPRDEANVRRVFFIHGRRR
- a CDS encoding exonuclease SbcCD subunit D, which codes for MRFLHTSDWHLGRSFHRVALLDAQAAFLDHLVATVRERDVDAVLVAGDVYDRAVPPLAAVELFDRAIHRLAEEGVPTVMISGNHDSARRLGVGAGLIERAGIHLRTDPAGCGTPVLLSDAHGEVAFYGLPYLEPALVRDEFKTDKAGHEQVLGAAMERVRADLAARARGTRSVVLAHAFVAGGEPSDSERDITVGGVAAVPAGVFDGVDYVALGHLHGSQTLTDRVRYSGSPLAYSFSETTHRKSMWLVDLAADGAVAAERIDCPVPRPLARIRGRLDELLEDPALEPHEDAWVEATLTDPVRPDDAMARVAARFPHTLSLVFEPDRAPEDPLASYARRLQGRSDQEIAEDFVAHVRGGSGPDEQERTVLRGAFDDVRVESALTQDHAREAAAAREGAR
- a CDS encoding YigZ family protein, whose protein sequence is MQEQYRTIAREGVHETEVNRSRFLCALAPAATEQAAQDFIARVRREHPTATHNCFAYVIGADASVQKASDDGEPGGTAGVPMLQMLTRREVRYAVAVVTRYYGGVKLGAGGLIRAYGGAVGEALDALGTVVRRRYRLATVTVDHQRAGKLENDLRATGRAVREVRYAEAVTIEIGIPEADVESLRRWLADVTAGTATLELGGEAYGDA